Proteins found in one Gemmatimonadota bacterium genomic segment:
- a CDS encoding DUF2237 domain-containing protein has product MNRGKNVLGEDLEDCCTDPMTGFFRDGCCRTGPGDLGLHILCAEMTEEFLAFSQSAGNDLSTSVPELRFPGLVPGDRWCLCVQRWVEALNAGFAPPVYLSGTHISTLEFVDLDTLKEYALDNGDPLK; this is encoded by the coding sequence ATGAACCGCGGGAAAAATGTTTTGGGCGAGGATCTCGAGGATTGTTGTACCGATCCTATGACGGGTTTTTTTCGAGATGGATGTTGTCGCACGGGTCCGGGCGATCTGGGATTGCATATTCTCTGTGCGGAGATGACGGAAGAATTTTTGGCGTTTTCCCAGTCTGCGGGCAATGACCTGAGTACGTCTGTGCCCGAATTGCGCTTTCCCGGCCTCGTGCCGGGCGACCGCTGGTGTTTGTGTGTTCAGCGCTGGGTTGAAGCTCTTAACGCGGGTTTTGCTCCTCCCGTTTATCTTTCGGGGACGCATATTTCCACGCTTGAGTTTGTCGATTTGGATACGCTGAAGGAATATGCACTGGATAATGGAGATCCTTTGAAATGA
- a CDS encoding sulfatase, producing the protein MASNVILIFGDQWRAQAFGYAGNTCVQTPNIDRLASQSINATHAVSGCSVCCPARASLLTGQYPLTHGVFVNDVHLSDRAVSLAQAFKNAGYDTAYVGKWHVNANGRSNYIPPENRQGFDYWKVLECTHNYNNSFYYANDSDEKLTWEGYDAIAQTRDVQEYIENRDSDNPFFLALSWGPPHAPYETAPEKYRAMYRPEDVPLRENVPPESEANAREWIAGYYAHCTALDDCMGDLLQTLDDKGIADDTLLLFFSDHGDMLGSQGSAKKQQPWEESIRIPFLLRWPAQFGTEGREVHDPIDIPDIMPTLLGLCGIDVPDTVEGLDFSDYLMGGENPSDGAALLQCPQPFGQWTRDRGAREYRGLRTGQYTYVRSLDGPWLLYDNDADPFQLNNLVDDPECADLRNELDAWLQRRLNEGGDEFLPGADYVRQWGYTVNESGTVPYTN; encoded by the coding sequence ATGGCCAGTAATGTCATTCTCATTTTTGGTGACCAGTGGCGCGCACAGGCGTTTGGTTATGCCGGCAATACCTGTGTGCAGACGCCGAATATCGACCGTCTCGCGTCTCAAAGTATCAATGCGACACACGCGGTTTCGGGGTGTTCGGTTTGTTGCCCGGCGCGCGCGTCTCTGCTGACGGGGCAATATCCGCTGACGCATGGCGTTTTTGTCAATGATGTCCATTTGAGCGATAGGGCTGTTAGTCTGGCACAGGCTTTTAAGAATGCGGGATACGATACCGCTTATGTGGGCAAATGGCATGTGAATGCAAATGGGCGATCCAATTATATTCCGCCCGAGAATCGGCAGGGGTTTGATTATTGGAAGGTGCTGGAGTGTACGCACAATTACAATAATTCTTTTTATTATGCCAATGATTCCGACGAGAAGCTCACCTGGGAGGGATACGACGCGATTGCACAGACGCGCGATGTGCAAGAATATATTGAAAATCGCGATTCGGATAATCCCTTTTTTCTCGCGCTTTCATGGGGACCACCGCACGCACCTTACGAGACTGCACCGGAAAAATACCGCGCGATGTATCGCCCCGAGGATGTGCCTTTACGCGAGAATGTGCCGCCAGAATCGGAAGCAAATGCCCGAGAATGGATTGCGGGCTATTACGCCCACTGCACTGCGCTGGACGATTGTATGGGCGATTTGCTCCAGACGCTGGACGATAAGGGGATAGCCGACGATACGCTTTTGCTCTTTTTTTCGGATCACGGCGATATGCTCGGTTCACAGGGGAGTGCGAAAAAGCAACAGCCCTGGGAGGAGTCTATTCGCATTCCGTTTTTGTTGCGATGGCCGGCGCAATTTGGGACGGAGGGGCGGGAGGTCCATGATCCTATTGATATTCCCGATATTATGCCCACGCTTTTGGGGCTTTGTGGGATCGATGTTCCCGATACGGTTGAGGGGCTGGATTTTTCGGATTATCTTATGGGAGGTGAGAATCCCTCTGATGGTGCTGCGCTTTTACAATGTCCGCAGCCTTTTGGGCAGTGGACGCGCGATAGGGGCGCGCGCGAATATCGCGGCTTGCGGACGGGACAATACACGTATGTTCGCTCGCTTGATGGGCCGTGGTTGCTCTATGATAACGATGCCGATCCCTTTCAGTTGAATAATCTCGTTGACGATCCCGAATGCGCGGATTTGCGCAACGAGTTGGATGCCTGGCTTCAGCGTCGTCTCAATGAGGGTGGCGATGAATTTCTACCTGGGGCGGACTATGTTCGGCAATGGGGATATACGGTGAATGAGAGCGGTACTGTGCCTTATACAAATTAA
- a CDS encoding aldo/keto reductase — translation MIEKATLQVPRRRWGKTELSIPVIPFGTQGFGNNFGPVTDDEAADLIRFAVDIGVNHFDCARCYGDSLRKLGLAIKQGVVERDEIIISGRVCCHSAAKWGVYGDGDPDYSTGRALADIEDQLEILGIDYFDVLFIHDPWSIEATLAAGGTLEGLEKARERGWVNFIGYGMRPHDFHLAQIESGRTDCFLCFSDHNLLRQTISESILPAAAARDLGVMNGWSIMRGYLTGAPVENFLPRDRWRGDHDRAENMRLWCEERGYNLLELTLQFCIRETRIHGNPIGSLNKEQLEANVRAACATVSDEVFEEFFAAGL, via the coding sequence ATGATTGAAAAAGCCACTCTTCAAGTGCCCCGTCGTCGCTGGGGCAAAACAGAACTTTCTATTCCCGTTATTCCCTTTGGTACGCAGGGGTTTGGCAACAATTTTGGTCCTGTTACTGATGACGAGGCTGCAGACCTCATTCGGTTTGCTGTCGATATTGGGGTCAATCACTTCGATTGTGCGCGGTGTTATGGCGATTCGCTTCGAAAACTCGGTCTTGCGATTAAACAGGGCGTTGTCGAGCGCGATGAGATCATTATTAGTGGGCGCGTTTGCTGTCACAGTGCCGCGAAGTGGGGGGTATATGGAGATGGAGATCCCGATTATTCAACCGGGCGCGCGCTTGCCGATATAGAAGACCAGCTCGAGATTTTGGGGATTGATTATTTCGATGTGCTTTTTATTCACGATCCGTGGAGTATTGAGGCTACGCTGGCTGCGGGCGGTACGCTCGAGGGATTGGAAAAGGCGCGAGAACGGGGGTGGGTCAATTTTATTGGATACGGGATGCGGCCCCACGATTTTCATCTGGCTCAGATCGAATCGGGGCGCACGGATTGTTTTCTGTGTTTTAGCGATCACAATCTTTTGCGGCAGACCATTAGCGAAAGTATTTTGCCCGCTGCGGCGGCGCGCGATCTGGGCGTGATGAATGGCTGGTCGATTATGCGCGGTTATCTCACGGGCGCGCCTGTGGAAAATTTTTTGCCCCGCGACCGCTGGCGAGGAGATCACGACCGCGCCGAGAATATGCGCCTGTGGTGCGAGGAACGCGGGTACAATTTGCTCGAACTCACTTTGCAATTCTGTATTCGCGAGACCCGCATCCACGGCAATCCGATCGGCAGTCTGAATAAGGAACAACTCGAAGCCAATGTGCGCGCGGCGTGTGCAACGGTTTCCGATGAGGTGTTCGAAGAATTTTTCGCCGCAGGGCTTTAG